The proteins below come from a single Papaver somniferum cultivar HN1 chromosome 11, ASM357369v1, whole genome shotgun sequence genomic window:
- the LOC113324442 gene encoding uncharacterized protein LOC113324442 — translation MEVFTRVLAQAESNDAIQGINISRKAPQVTYLLFADDCLIFVKADMHNVNNILEIINKFSVISGQQINFQKSAFSKHLPPRHCRMLLRRLKMKQMSLDEKYLGIPLFLKRKKTLSFSSLVNNMKSRLKKWNGKFFNQSGRSFMVKHVLNDLPSHHMGVFKIPETTVREMDKVQRDYWWKKPQGGGVYITRWPKMCRD, via the coding sequence ATGGAAGTCTTCACCAGAGTTTTGGCCCAAGCTGAGAGCAATGACGCAATACAGGGAATAAATATCTCAAGAAAAGCACCCCAAGTGACTTATCTGCTATTTGCAGACGATTGCCTCATTTTCGTCAAAGCAGATATGCACAATGTTAATAATATCCTAGAAATTATTAACAAGTTCAGTGTGATTTCAGGGCAGCAAATCAATTTCCAAAAATCGGCTTTCTCTAAACATCTACCACCAAGACATTGTAGAATGCTCTTGAGAAGATTAAAGATGAAGCAGATGTCATTGGATGAGAAATACTTGGGGATCCCTTtatttttgaagagaaagaaaaccTTATCTTTTTCATCATTAGTAAACAACATGAAATCTCGACTCAAAAAATGGAACGGGAAGTtcttcaaccaatctggaagatcaTTCATGGTGAAGCACGTCCTCAATGACCTGCCATCGCATCATATGGGGGTATTCAAAATCCCAGAGACCACTGTTCGCGAGATGGACAAAGTGCAGAGAGACTACTGGTGGAAAAAACCACAAGGAGGAGGTGTCTACATTACTAGATGGCCAAAAATGTGCAGAGATTAA